Within Candidatus Deferrimicrobiaceae bacterium, the genomic segment GAGAAGGAGGATCTCCTCCCGAAGCGCCGGAGCATCTTCGCCTTCTCCGTGCGGTGGGCCGCCGTGCCCCTGGCGGCCGCGGCCGCGCTGGCCCTCTACATCATGTCTTCCCGCGAGATCCCCCGGGAATTCTCCTCCCCGGAGGTGCGCCCTCCCCAGGTCGCCCGCGAATTGACGGGACGGGAAAACGCTCCTTCCCTCCCCGGGGGCCCTTCTTCGGCTTCCCGTGACGCCGCCGGCGGGAAGGAGGAAATGCGGCCGCAGGTCGCTGGCGCGGCGGGGACGCTTTCCCCGGAGGACCGGGAGATCGTCGCCAACCTGGAGATCCTGGAGGACCCCGAACTGTTCGACGAGCCGCAGATCGACGAGATGGAGATTTTCGTCCCACCTCCCCGTCAACGGGGGTAGACTGATGTCACCCGGCACCCGAAAGCGATCGATTCTGGCGTGCGCGCTGGCGCTTTGCCTGGCTGTCATGGCGACCGGGCGGCAGGCCGTCGCGGGCGGCCGGGACGGCGCACCATCCGGGAGGAGAGGCGATGCGTTCGTGCGGGCGGAAGGTCGGCGGGTGGCCCAGGCGGGGGAAGTGACGCCGGAGAAGATCGAGCGATGGCGCACCATGACGCCGGAGGATCGGGAGAGGATCCGGGAGCGGTACCACCGGTGGAAGGAGCTTCCCCCGGAACGCAAGGAGAGGATCCTCGAGAGGAGGCGACAATGGCGGGAGCTCCCGGAGGGGCAGCGGAGCTTCCTGATGCAGCGGCGCGAGATCTACCGGAACGCCGGGCCGCAGGAGAAGCGGACCATCGAGACGTTCGCCCGGCGGTGGCGGGATCTCCCCCCCGAACGGCGCCGCGCGTTGCGGGGCCGGCTGGCCGAGTGGCGGGACCTCCCCGAGGGCAAGCGGGACGAACGGCTGAGGGAATGGCCGTTCTACCAAAGATTTTCCCCCGACGAGCGAAAGGCGGTGAGCCGTTTCCTGTTCTCCCAGCCCTCCCGGGGACCGAAGCGCGGTCCCCCCGGTTCCTCGCGTGACTGACCGGGAGAAGTGGATGCGGGTCGCGCTTGCCGAGGCGGCGAAGGCGGCGAACGAGGGAGAGGTCCCGGTCGGCGCGGTGGTGGTGGGACCCTCCGGGAAGATCATCGCCCGCGCGCACAACCGGATGGTTTCGGGGAACGACCCCGCCGCGCACGCGGAGATCCTCGCCTTGCGCAGGGCGGCGAAGAAGCTTTCCAACTACCGGCTCACGGGCTGCCGTCTCGTGGTGACGCTCGAGCCGTGCGTGATGTGCGCGGGGGCCGCCGTCAACGCCCGGGTTTCCGAAATCATCTTCGGGGCGGCCGACCCCAAGGCGGGAGCCGTTCACAGCCTCTTCCGGATCGCCTCCGACGAGAGGCTCAACCACCGGGCGATGGTGATCCCCGGGGTTCTCGGGAAGGAGTGCGCCGCCATCCTCACCGCGT encodes:
- a CDS encoding DUF3106 domain-containing protein, whose protein sequence is MSPGTRKRSILACALALCLAVMATGRQAVAGGRDGAPSGRRGDAFVRAEGRRVAQAGEVTPEKIERWRTMTPEDRERIRERYHRWKELPPERKERILERRRQWRELPEGQRSFLMQRREIYRNAGPQEKRTIETFARRWRDLPPERRRALRGRLAEWRDLPEGKRDERLREWPFYQRFSPDERKAVSRFLFSQPSRGPKRGPPGSSRD
- a CDS encoding zf-HC2 domain-containing protein, yielding MACKEIRETISAYVDGEASPEEAREVREHLRGCAQCRSAEKRMRALEVGVSRTEGDVPPEFRDRLFARMEKEDLLPKRRSIFAFSVRWAAVPLAAAAALALYIMSSREIPREFSSPEVRPPQVARELTGRENAPSLPGGPSSASRDAAGGKEEMRPQVAGAAGTLSPEDREIVANLEILEDPELFDEPQIDEMEIFVPPPRQRG
- the tadA gene encoding tRNA adenosine(34) deaminase TadA, with protein sequence MTDREKWMRVALAEAAKAANEGEVPVGAVVVGPSGKIIARAHNRMVSGNDPAAHAEILALRRAAKKLSNYRLTGCRLVVTLEPCVMCAGAAVNARVSEIIFGAADPKAGAVHSLFRIASDERLNHRAMVIPGVLGKECAAILTAFFRPRRKA